The following coding sequences are from one Primulina eburnea isolate SZY01 chromosome 15, ASM2296580v1, whole genome shotgun sequence window:
- the LOC140814792 gene encoding protein LATERAL BRANCHING OXIDOREDUCTASE 1-like — translation MGEVDPDFIQSLEHRPKPRTIEPENIPLIDLSPLKSSYDVNDLASLASEIGDACEKWGFFQVINHGVPLKCREKIESASRKFFALPREEKRKVSRDEVNPFGYYDTEHTKNVRDWKEVMDITVQTPTTIPVSHEPDDRRLIELINQWPKDPPELREACEEHAKEMEKLAFKLLELIALSLGLKRDRLHGFFEDQTSRIRLNYYPPCPVPHLTLGVGRHKDAGVLTVLAQDDVGGLEVKRKSDGEWIFVKPIQNAYIINVGDIIQVWSNEKYESVEHRAMVNSEKARFSIPFFFNPAHYTWVEPLQELIHDQNQPKYKGYNWGKFLTTRNLGNFKKLAVENIQIAHFKTQN, via the exons ATGGGAGAAGTCGATCCTGATTTCATCCAATCCCTGGAACACAGGCCTAAACCACGCACCATCGAGCCCGAAAACATCCCACTGATCGATCTCTCTCCGCTAAAATCTTCGTACGACGTCAATGATTTAGCCAGTTTGGCATCAGAAATAGGCGATGCATGTGAGAAGTGGGGTTTTTTCCAAGTGATCAACCATGGGGTGCCTTTGAAATGCCGCGAAAAGATTGAATCCGCGTCGAGGAAGTTTTTCGCCCTTCCGAGGGAGGAGAAGAGAAAAGTGAGCAGAGATGAGGTGAACCCTTTTGGATACTACGATACCGAGCACACCAAGAATGTAAGAGATTGGAAAGAAGTAATGGATATCACGGTGCAGACTCCGACGACTATTCCGGTTTCTCATGAACCTGATGACAGGAGGCTCATAGAGTTGATCAATCAGTGGCCTAAAGATCCCCCGGAGTTGAG GGAGGCATGTGAAGAACAtgcaaaagaaatggaaaaaCTAGCTTTCAAGTTGCTGGAACTCATAGCCTTGAGCTTAGGCTTGAAAAGAGATCGGCTACACGGATTTTTCGAGGACCAGACCAGCCGGATAAGACTCAACTACTATCCACCCTGCCCGGTTCCACACCTGACTCTTGGCGTAGGACGACACAAAGATGCTGGTGTCTTGACTGTTCTTGCTCAAGACGATGTTGGCGGGCTCGAAGTGAAGCGAAAATCCGATGGAGAATGGATTTTTGTTAAGCCTATTCAGAATGCATATATCATCAATGTCGGCGACATAATCCAG GTTTGGAGCAATGAGAAGTATGAGAGCGTAGAACATAGAGCAATGGTGAATTCTGAGAAGGCAAGGTTCTCAATTCCCTTCTTTTTTAACCCTGCGCATTATACTTGGGTTGAGCCTCTCCAGGAGCTTATACACGACCAAAATCAGCCCAAATACAAAGGATACAACTGGGGCAAATTTCTTACCACAAGAAACCTCGGTAATTTCAAGAAGCTTGCTGTTGAAAACATTCAGATAGCACATTTCAAGACCCAAAATTGa
- the LOC140813728 gene encoding uncharacterized protein isoform X1, which produces MARWDEILSLPVQNPPTLEFSSDDVVWSKVEGWRDNIDRLALIPFSRVDDFVRGESNNKECPTRFHVEARRRRTPQMSYKPKVDGILEYILYWCSFGPDDHRKGGIVRPSRTTYVSKNKSAGRPNTKRGCTCHFIVKRLIAEPSVALIIYNQDKHVDKKGSPCHGPQDKKAVGTRAMYAPYISDELRLRVLSLLHVGVSVETIMQRHNESVEKQGGPCNRDDLLTHRYVRRQERSIRRSTYELDEDDTVSTSMWVESHQSNVFFYQDFSDSDPLVLGIQTEWQLQQMIHFGSCRLLASHSNFGWNKLKYPIQSLVVFNSDNKAIPVAWIIAPRFSSSDTYRWMRALCNRVHAKDPTWKLAGFIVDDPSADIVAIREVFQCSIFICFWHVRHAWHKNLVKRCLKMEMRAEIAKELGQAVNEICKGTGTANVFEAFMEDFVDAAEFMDYFKAIWYPRLGIWARALKALPLASQETCAAMEFYHNQLKLRLLNEKEQSVYERADWLVNKLDTKVHSYFWLDEYSGKEDFARYWKDEWMSAPTAWRKSLSIPDAHIVMEGKCAKVVDDQDTVHRVLNPGSEYAICDCSWAKMGNLCEHIFKTMKLCRAMGSTTPSMSMYKYSQALINILHCPPFDSLVRDHAVSLAISVRMQLNAQIRPESSRDKGHTVDSSQIENGSTVKPQHTSSEAMDLDDNPNHLMITENDNDTGAQFGIFGDEVAVDSSSMRTLAPQLSSGDRSASSAPFSIVENGELQADTGADTTEKLSSTDIEFKSPGGQENFEKNHNASMVDVEPQPRNDPSLMVNPLDSHAELQIIGSKSGKGAEIFSTVAGVGGETEKSSTLLSEAVNSNTTFTERSADISENGVVDLPGTKLASSEV; this is translated from the exons ATGGCTAGATGGGATGAGATTCTCTCCCTTCCTGTACAGAACCCTCCAACCTTGGAGTTTTCTTCGGATGATGTTGTGTGGTCCAAGGTGGAAGGTTGGCGTGATAATATAGATAGACTTGCTCTGATCCCTTTCTCCAGAGTGGATGATTTTGTTAGGGGGGAATCAAACAATAAAGAGTGCCCAACAAGATTCCATGTCGAAGCAAGAAGGCGGCGAACTCCGCAGATGTCTTACAAGCCTAAAGTTGATGGAATTCTTGAGTATATTTT GTACTGGTGCTCCTTTGGTCCAGATGATCATAGAAAAGGTGGTATTGTACGGCCTAGTAGGACCACTTATGTTTCAAAGAACAAATCAGCTGGTCGGCCAAATACAAAGAGGGGTTGCACATGCCATTTTATTGTGAAACGCTTAATTGCAGAGCCTTCAGTGGCACTTATTATATACAATCAAGATAAGCATGTGGATAAAAAAGGATCGCCATGCCATGGTCCACAGGATAAAAAGGCTGTTGGGACTCGTGCTATGTATGCTCCATACATATCAGATGAACTCCGCCTCCGTGTCTTGTCCCTTCTTCATGTTGGGGTCTCGGTTGAAACCATAATGCAGAGACACAATGAATCAGTTGAGAAACAAGGAGGTCCTTGTAATAGAGATGACCTTTTGACCCATCGCTATGTTCGCCGACAAGAGAGGAGTATCCGGAGATCCACTTATGAACTTGACGAAGACGACACTGTCAGCACTAGCATGTGGGTTGAGAGCCACCAAAGTAATGTTTTCTTTTATCAAGATTTCTCTGATTCAGATCCTTTGGTCCTGGGGATTCAAACAGAGTGGCAATTGCAACAAATGATTCATTTTGGAAGTTGCCGCCTATTGGCTTCACATTCAAATTTTGGTTGGAATAAGCTGAAG TATCCTATTCAAAGTCTTGTGGTGTTCAACTCAGACAACAAGGCTATACCAGTTGCTTGGATTATTGCTCCTAGATTTTCAAGCAGTGATACATATAGATGGATGCGGGCCCTATGCAACCGAGTTCATGCAAAAGATCCCACGTGGAAGTTGGCTGGTTTCATTGTGGATGATCCTTCGGCTGATATCGTAGCTATCAG GGAAGTGTTTCAATGCTCAATATTTATATGCTTTTGGCATGTTCGTCATGCATGGCATAAAAATTTGGTGAAGAGATGCTTAAAGATGGAGATGCGCGCTGAAATAGCAAAAGAGCTTGGACAGGCAGTTAATGAAATCTGCAAAGGGACCGGCACTGCTAATGTTTTCGAAGCTTTCATGGAAGATTTTGTTGATGCCGCAGAGTTTATGGACTATTTCAAGGCAATTTGGTATCCAAGGCTAG GTATTTGGGCACGTGCACTTAAAGCTCTTCCTCTCGCAAGCCAAGAGACCTGTGCAGCAATGGAGTTCTATCACAACCAGTTGAAGCTTAGGTTATTAAATGAGAAAGAACAAAGTGTATACGAACGTGCTGATTGGCTTGTAAATAAGCTTGACACTAAAGTCCATTCTTACTTCTGGCTCGATGAGTATTCAGGGAAGGAGGATTTTGCAAGATATTGGAAGGATGAATGGATGAGTGCTCCAACAGCTTGGAGGAAATCATTAAGTATTCCAGATGCTCATATAGTCATGGAAGGTAAATGTGCTAAAGTTGTTGATGATCAAGATACAGTTCATAGAGTGTTGAACCCTGGTTCAGAGTATGCAATCTGTGATTGTAGTTGGGCAAAAATGGGAAACTTATGCGagcatattttcaaaacaatgAAATTATGTCGTGCCATGGGTTCCACCACTCCATCTATGAGTATGTACAAGTACAGCCAGGCCTTGATTAATATACTTCACTGTCCACCTTTTGATTCTTTGGTTCGTGACCATGCTGTTTCATTAGCAATATCCGTACGGATGCAGCTGAACGCACAAATTCGCCCAGAGAGCAGCCGGGACAAAGGACATACTGTAGATTCATCTCAGATTGAAAATGGTTCAACTGTGAAACCCCAACATACAAGCAGTGAAGCAATGGATTTAGATGATAATCCAAATCATCTGATGATCACTGAAAATGACAATGATACCGGGGCTCAATTTGGGATTTTTGGTGATGAGGTGGCAGTTGATTCATCATCCATGCGTACTTTGGCACCTCAGCTTTCCTCTGGAGATAGAAGCGCATCGTCTGCTCCCTTCTCAATCGTTGAGAATGGAGAACTCCAGGCAGATACTGGCGCAGACACAACCGAGAAACTCTCTTCTACTGATATTGAATTCAAGAGTCCGGGTGGCCaagaaaattttgagaaaaaccATAATGCAAGTATGGTTGATGTAGAGCCACAACCTCGTAATGACCCTTCACTCATGGTCAATCCTTTAGATTCACATGCAGAACTTCAGATCATTGGATCTAAAAGTGGTAAAGGTGCAGAAATTTTTTCTACTGTAGCGGGTGTTGGAGGTGAGACAGAAAAAAGCTCCACACTTTTGTCCGAGGCAGTTAATTCAAATACTACTTTCActgaaagatcagctgataTCAGTGAAAATGGAGTTGTAGACTTGCCTGGTACCAAGTTGGCATCATCGGAGGTCTAG
- the LOC140813728 gene encoding uncharacterized protein isoform X2: MSKQEGGELRRCLTSLKLMEFLSIFCMFGSVSLYWCSFGPDDHRKGGIVRPSRTTYVSKNKSAGRPNTKRGCTCHFIVKRLIAEPSVALIIYNQDKHVDKKGSPCHGPQDKKAVGTRAMYAPYISDELRLRVLSLLHVGVSVETIMQRHNESVEKQGGPCNRDDLLTHRYVRRQERSIRRSTYELDEDDTVSTSMWVESHQSNVFFYQDFSDSDPLVLGIQTEWQLQQMIHFGSCRLLASHSNFGWNKLKYPIQSLVVFNSDNKAIPVAWIIAPRFSSSDTYRWMRALCNRVHAKDPTWKLAGFIVDDPSADIVAIREVFQCSIFICFWHVRHAWHKNLVKRCLKMEMRAEIAKELGQAVNEICKGTGTANVFEAFMEDFVDAAEFMDYFKAIWYPRLGIWARALKALPLASQETCAAMEFYHNQLKLRLLNEKEQSVYERADWLVNKLDTKVHSYFWLDEYSGKEDFARYWKDEWMSAPTAWRKSLSIPDAHIVMEGKCAKVVDDQDTVHRVLNPGSEYAICDCSWAKMGNLCEHIFKTMKLCRAMGSTTPSMSMYKYSQALINILHCPPFDSLVRDHAVSLAISVRMQLNAQIRPESSRDKGHTVDSSQIENGSTVKPQHTSSEAMDLDDNPNHLMITENDNDTGAQFGIFGDEVAVDSSSMRTLAPQLSSGDRSASSAPFSIVENGELQADTGADTTEKLSSTDIEFKSPGGQENFEKNHNASMVDVEPQPRNDPSLMVNPLDSHAELQIIGSKSGKGAEIFSTVAGVGGETEKSSTLLSEAVNSNTTFTERSADISENGVVDLPGTKLASSEV; encoded by the exons ATGTCGAAGCAAGAAGGCGGCGAACTCCGCAGATGTCTTACAAGCCTAAAGTTGATGGAATTCTTGAGTATATTTTGTATGTTTGGATCAGTTTCCTT GTACTGGTGCTCCTTTGGTCCAGATGATCATAGAAAAGGTGGTATTGTACGGCCTAGTAGGACCACTTATGTTTCAAAGAACAAATCAGCTGGTCGGCCAAATACAAAGAGGGGTTGCACATGCCATTTTATTGTGAAACGCTTAATTGCAGAGCCTTCAGTGGCACTTATTATATACAATCAAGATAAGCATGTGGATAAAAAAGGATCGCCATGCCATGGTCCACAGGATAAAAAGGCTGTTGGGACTCGTGCTATGTATGCTCCATACATATCAGATGAACTCCGCCTCCGTGTCTTGTCCCTTCTTCATGTTGGGGTCTCGGTTGAAACCATAATGCAGAGACACAATGAATCAGTTGAGAAACAAGGAGGTCCTTGTAATAGAGATGACCTTTTGACCCATCGCTATGTTCGCCGACAAGAGAGGAGTATCCGGAGATCCACTTATGAACTTGACGAAGACGACACTGTCAGCACTAGCATGTGGGTTGAGAGCCACCAAAGTAATGTTTTCTTTTATCAAGATTTCTCTGATTCAGATCCTTTGGTCCTGGGGATTCAAACAGAGTGGCAATTGCAACAAATGATTCATTTTGGAAGTTGCCGCCTATTGGCTTCACATTCAAATTTTGGTTGGAATAAGCTGAAG TATCCTATTCAAAGTCTTGTGGTGTTCAACTCAGACAACAAGGCTATACCAGTTGCTTGGATTATTGCTCCTAGATTTTCAAGCAGTGATACATATAGATGGATGCGGGCCCTATGCAACCGAGTTCATGCAAAAGATCCCACGTGGAAGTTGGCTGGTTTCATTGTGGATGATCCTTCGGCTGATATCGTAGCTATCAG GGAAGTGTTTCAATGCTCAATATTTATATGCTTTTGGCATGTTCGTCATGCATGGCATAAAAATTTGGTGAAGAGATGCTTAAAGATGGAGATGCGCGCTGAAATAGCAAAAGAGCTTGGACAGGCAGTTAATGAAATCTGCAAAGGGACCGGCACTGCTAATGTTTTCGAAGCTTTCATGGAAGATTTTGTTGATGCCGCAGAGTTTATGGACTATTTCAAGGCAATTTGGTATCCAAGGCTAG GTATTTGGGCACGTGCACTTAAAGCTCTTCCTCTCGCAAGCCAAGAGACCTGTGCAGCAATGGAGTTCTATCACAACCAGTTGAAGCTTAGGTTATTAAATGAGAAAGAACAAAGTGTATACGAACGTGCTGATTGGCTTGTAAATAAGCTTGACACTAAAGTCCATTCTTACTTCTGGCTCGATGAGTATTCAGGGAAGGAGGATTTTGCAAGATATTGGAAGGATGAATGGATGAGTGCTCCAACAGCTTGGAGGAAATCATTAAGTATTCCAGATGCTCATATAGTCATGGAAGGTAAATGTGCTAAAGTTGTTGATGATCAAGATACAGTTCATAGAGTGTTGAACCCTGGTTCAGAGTATGCAATCTGTGATTGTAGTTGGGCAAAAATGGGAAACTTATGCGagcatattttcaaaacaatgAAATTATGTCGTGCCATGGGTTCCACCACTCCATCTATGAGTATGTACAAGTACAGCCAGGCCTTGATTAATATACTTCACTGTCCACCTTTTGATTCTTTGGTTCGTGACCATGCTGTTTCATTAGCAATATCCGTACGGATGCAGCTGAACGCACAAATTCGCCCAGAGAGCAGCCGGGACAAAGGACATACTGTAGATTCATCTCAGATTGAAAATGGTTCAACTGTGAAACCCCAACATACAAGCAGTGAAGCAATGGATTTAGATGATAATCCAAATCATCTGATGATCACTGAAAATGACAATGATACCGGGGCTCAATTTGGGATTTTTGGTGATGAGGTGGCAGTTGATTCATCATCCATGCGTACTTTGGCACCTCAGCTTTCCTCTGGAGATAGAAGCGCATCGTCTGCTCCCTTCTCAATCGTTGAGAATGGAGAACTCCAGGCAGATACTGGCGCAGACACAACCGAGAAACTCTCTTCTACTGATATTGAATTCAAGAGTCCGGGTGGCCaagaaaattttgagaaaaaccATAATGCAAGTATGGTTGATGTAGAGCCACAACCTCGTAATGACCCTTCACTCATGGTCAATCCTTTAGATTCACATGCAGAACTTCAGATCATTGGATCTAAAAGTGGTAAAGGTGCAGAAATTTTTTCTACTGTAGCGGGTGTTGGAGGTGAGACAGAAAAAAGCTCCACACTTTTGTCCGAGGCAGTTAATTCAAATACTACTTTCActgaaagatcagctgataTCAGTGAAAATGGAGTTGTAGACTTGCCTGGTACCAAGTTGGCATCATCGGAGGTCTAG
- the LOC140814222 gene encoding putative F-box protein At3g28280: protein MKSRTEEPRFGGCWKLSSASALATSTGNMADVFRAILVCLTPSWACRTSAVSHNSVPIESMMEEDKRPKFVNSIDNLPDFLLIDIIQRLPLDSVFVSKCVSKNWLSLISDPMFARSYASRKPSIPQPLALFYISSVLKPERPCEIGPYCPYFGSNSMNFAVNIFKTKLQQRQRETFPLQLIGSDRDLLLFSGSSNSSKENTYCLCNPLTFEWLTLPRVKGYRIRCPAAGFMVEEDGTFWVVQIIPRWSTPLLSFLVFHSAKGKWCIKEVLNTRPFGLFRAKATMVCRGMIMWMVDVGLLAFDPKNDGGRCRVIDLPNNKMGRLGVSCGNLHYYEVSSYGPLEENPIVRVWMLMDFDGGDWTLKHSILYGDLWSGDEYLNRSLASPNTDKYFHLVAFHPLNSDMIFLKCDGELMSCEISSAYLEVLSCDPSDATFYRLEWDVLPLVLGLWPTSLSKFRKKYNQVSWMSTPKVERVGAVPLKKFKFHV from the exons ATGAAATCAAGAACGGAAGAACCGCGTTTCGGTGGCTGCTGGAAGTTGAGCTCCGCCTCTGCTCTGGCCACCTCGACCGGTAATATGGCAGACGTTTTTCGCGCTATTCTTGTGTGTCTGACTCCTTCCTGGGCCTGCAGGACTTCTGCCGTTTCCCACAATTCCG TGCCGATAGAAAGCATGATGGAGGAAGATAAAAGGCCGAAATTTGTGAACTCAATTGATAATTTGCCTGACTTCCTCTTGATTGATATCATTCAGAGACTACCTTTGGATTCGGTTTTCGTATCAAAATGTGTTTCCAAGAATTGGCTCTCCCTCATCTCTGATCCTATGTTCGCTCGCTCCTATGCCTCTCGGAAACCATCTATTCCCCAACCGTTGGCCCTATTCTACATCAGTTCTGTTCTAAAACCAGAGCGACCTTGTGAAATAGGCCCTTACTGCCCTTACTTTGGATctaattcgatgaatttcgcTGTCAACATTTTCAAAACTAAGCTACAACAAAGACAGAGAGAAACATTTCCTTTGCAATTGATAGGATCTGATCGCGATTTGCTGCTGTTTTCTGGGTCGAGTAACTCATCTAAAGAGAATACTTACTGTCTTTGCAACCCATTGACCTTCGAATGGCTCACTCTCCCACGAGTCAAAGGATATAGAATAAGATGTCCAGCAGCTGGCTTCATGGTGGAAGAGGATGGTACTTTTTGGGTTGTGCAGATTATTCCACGCTGGTCTACTCCTTTACTTAGTTTCCTCGTTTTTCATTCAGCAAAGGGTAAATGGTGCATCAAAGAAGTGTTGAATACTCGTCCCTTCGGATTATTCAGGGCAAAGGCAACTATGGTTTGCCGCGGAATGATAATGTGGATGGTGGATGTTGGTTTGCTCGCATTTGATCCGAAAAATGATGGTGGTAGGTGCCGTGTTATTGACTTGCCGAATAACAAAATGGGAAGGCTCGGAGTTTCTTGCGGTAACCTACATTACTATGAGGTGAGTAGCTATGGTCCTTTGGAAGAGAATCCCATTGTAAGAGTATGGATGTTGATGGATTTCGATGGTGGAGATTGGACATTAAAGCATAGTATCCTATATGGTGACCTGTGGTCGGGTGATGAatatttgaatcgatctctggcATCACCAAACACGGATAAGTACTTCCATTTGGTGGCCTTCCATcctttgaattctgatatgattttcttgaaatgtGATGGGGAATTGATGTCATGTGAGATTTCATCTGCTTATCTGGAGGTTCTTTCTTGTGATCCTTCGGACGCAACGTTTTACAGGTTGGAGTGGGATGTTCTGCCTCTTGTGTTGGGACTTTGGCCGACATCTCTTTCCAAATTTAGGAAGAAATATAATCAG GTTTCTTGGATGAGCACACCCAAGGTGGAGCGAGTAGGCGCTGTAcctttgaaaaaattcaaatttcatgTATAA
- the LOC140815347 gene encoding uncharacterized protein, which translates to MENPRKTMAFGCFLYVFSLVSSSFSYALTDIETAHIARRQLLHMAKGDDLLLAYEFPVDTGATFPNSRLKRAYVALQEWKKAIYSDPFNFTCNWEGADVCAYKGVFCEQALDDSNDTVVAGVDLNHADIAGHLPEALGYLSDISLLHINSNRFCGIVPPAIKQMKLLHELDLSNNRFVGPFPDVVLELPNLKYLDLRFNDFEGELPKELFDKDLDAIFLNNNRFRSNIPENLGNSPASVVVISNNKLKGCIPQSIGNMAGMLDEFIASKNDLSGCLPEEITLLNTTTVFDISGNKFVGDLPQGMEYMQGLEILDIEKNSLRGRVPESICTLPSLKNFTFSSNYFDTKDPQCYPNVIPELVVNGKKNCFAGELQQRSEYDCYKALKEEVDCSSTGCRPSNDGQGAKPKIPKNHGPSKSSPEKGTPTKAKENPPTAKPGSNPSVPKSQPTSPKPIPPTSTPKSSPQKAFQSPPIPHSHKPWHSSPPKASIPPPTMRPPKVNVQPPTPKHTQIPIAPKPDKPIPHTIGGSYTSPPPPIFSPPPPVQSPPPPPVFSPPPPAPSPPPPLVFSSPTPPVFSHPAAHVNSSPPPVFSPPPPVHSSPPPLPVVSPPPPVHSPPPPPPVVSPPPPVYSPPPPPPPPPVSPPPPVYSPPPPPPVVSPPPPAYSPPPPVFSHPPPVHSPPPPPPVVSPPPPVYSPPPPPPAVSPPPPVYSPPPPPPPVVSPPPPMYSPPPPPVHSPPPPPLFSPPPPVHSPPPPVFSPPPPLQSPPPPPPPPPLLSPPPPPVNPPPPPPAPQPSPPPPVFKPIILPPHLGASYASPPPPVIQGY; encoded by the coding sequence ATGGAGAACCCTCGGAAAACAATGGCTTTCGGCTGCTTTCTCTATGTCTTTTCTCTTGTCTCCTCTTCGTTCTCTTATGCATTGACAGATATTGAAACAGCACATATTGCTCGTCGCCAGCTTTTACATATGGCGAAAGGGGACGATCTTCTTCTTGCGTATGAATTTCCTGTTGATACAGGCGCCACCTTCCCTAACTCTAGGCTAAAAAGGGCTTATGTAGCCCTTCAGGAATGGAAGAAGGCCATCTATTCTGACCCATTCAACTTTACGTGTAATTGGGAGGGAGCGGATGTGTGTGCATACAAGGGTGTCTTTTGTGAGCAGGCGTTGGACGACTCTAACGACACTGTGGTTGCTGGGGTCGACTTGAACCATGCAGATATCGCAGGGCATCTTCCTGAAGCTCTTGGGTACTTATCAGATATTAGTCTTCTGCATATAAACTCAAACCGGTTCTGTGGGATCGTGCCGCCGGCAATCAAGCAGATGAAGCTTCTCCACGAGCTCGATTTGAGCAATAATAGGTTTGTGGGACCTTTTCCGGATGTTGTATTGGAACTTCCCAACCTCAAGTACCTTGATCTAAGGTTCAATGATTTTGAAGGGGAATTGCCAAAAGAATTATTCGATAAGGACCTCGATGCCATTTTCTTGAACAACAACCGGTTTCGTTCCAACATCCCCGAGAATCTAGGCAACTCCCCTGCTTCTGTGGTGGTGATCTCCAATAACAAGTTGAAGGGATGTATCCCACAAAGCATTGGAAACATGGCAGGCATGTTGGACGAGTTCATCGCATCAAAAAATGATCTGTCTGGATGTTTGCCGGAAGAAATCACCCTTTTGAACACAACCACAGTTTTTGACATTAGTGGTAACAAGTTTGTGGGCGACCTTCCGCAAGGCATGGAATACATGCAAGGCCTCGAAATTTTGGACATTGAAAAGAACTCGCTTAGGGGTAGGGTGCCTGAAAGTATCTGCACCTTGCCAAGTTTGAAGAATTTTACATTCTCTTCGAACTACTTTGATACAAAGGATCCACAATGCTATCCAAATGTCATACCCGAGCTTGTGGTGAAtgggaaaaaaaattgttttgctGGAGAACTGCAACAAAGATCAGAATATGATTGCTACAAAGCTTTGAAAGAAGAGGTGGACTGCAGCTCTACAGGATGCAGGCCTTCTAATGATGGTCAAGGGGCAAAGCCGAAGATCCCGAAAAATCATGgcccttcaaaatcaagccccgAGAAGGGAACTCCTACGAAGGCCAAGGAAAATCCACCAACGGCGAAGCCTGGTTCCAACCCATCTGTACCAAAATCACAGCCAACAAGTCCTAAACCAATCCCACCAACATCCACGCCGAAGTCTTCTCCACAAAAGGCTTTTCAGTCACCACCGATTCCACATAGTCATAAACCATGGCACTCAAGCCCACCAAAGGCTTCGATTCCACCTCCCACAATGAGACCACCTAAGGTTAATGTTCAACCTCCCACTCCGAAGCATACGCAAATTCCAATTGCTCCTAAACCAGACAAACCGATTCCACATACAATAGGTGGATCCTACACATCACCCCCACCACCTATCTTCTCACCTCCACCGCCTGTTCaatcaccacctccaccaccagtcTTCTCACCCCCACCGCCTGCTCCATCACCTCCTCCACCACTTGTCTTCTCATCCCCAACACCTCCGGTTTTCTCACATCCGGCAGCCCATGTGAACTCGTCACCGCCTCCTGTTTTCTCCCCTCCACCTCCAGTACACTCATCACCACCACCACTTCCAGTCGTCTCCCCTCCACCTCCAGTACActcaccaccacctccacctccgGTTGTCTCTCCTCCACCTCCCGTGTAttcaccaccacctccacctccacctccgccTGTCTCTCCTCCACCTCCTGTGTactcaccaccaccaccacctccggtTGTTTCTCCTCCACCTCCAGCGTACTCGCCACCGCCTCCTGTTTTCTCGCATCCACCTCCAGTACACTCACCACCCCCACCACCTCCGGTTGTCTCTCCTCCACCTCCCGTGTAttcaccaccacctccacctccgGCTGTCTCTCCTCCACCTCCTGTGTactcaccaccaccaccaccacctccagttGTTTCTCCTCCACCTCCAATGTACTCACCACCGCCACCGCCTGTTCACTCCCCACCCCCACCCCCTCTTTTCTCTCCACCACCACCTGTCCATTCACCACCTCCACCAGTTTTCTCTCCCCCACCTCCTCTCCaatcaccaccaccaccacctccacctccaccattGCTCTCTCCACCCCCACCGCCTGTCAACCCACCACCACCGCCACCAGCGCCTCAACCATCACCACCTCCTCCAGTTTTCAAACCAATTATCCTCCCACCACACTTGGGGGCAAGCTATGCATCCCCACCACCACCAGTCATCCAAGGATATTAA